One Ranitomeya variabilis isolate aRanVar5 chromosome 4, aRanVar5.hap1, whole genome shotgun sequence genomic window, GCACTAAGTTTTTGGTGAAAACTGGTAACCCAATATTTCTCACCGCAGAGCCGTCTGACCTGAGAGTGCACCAGTCTCCGCCATCTCTGGTGGTCTCTCGGGGGCAGCATGCCCGGCTCGGGTGCTTCTTCTCTTTCCAATCTGATAGTAAAGGGGCCGTGTCCTGGCACAAAGCCGGACTGGAGGGGAACACGAGCAGCAGTCAGGTCGTCCCCCTGAGACGCCGCTTCTCTCTCGCCCGTCCAAAGACTTTCCTGAGTGAAGGCGACGCCTCGCTggtcatcagtaacgtcaccggggAAGACGTCGGCATTTACTTCTGCAAGGTGCACCTGTGGGAGAAGGCGGAGGAGCGGGGGCCCGGCACCAGCCTCATGGTGTACGGTACGTCATCATCTGCCCCCACCGTAACTACAACTCCCACTCTCCCCCAATGTCATCTGATCTATGGCATCCTTCCATTCTCAGCTCATCCCTCACACCCAGTGATTTACCTGAAAGTGGCCACCAGGTCACGAGATGTCCTCGCCCTGAGCTGCCAAACCTCCGGCTACTACCCCCCGGGGATCGAGGTCTTCTGGCGCAGCAATGACCGCGACTTTCCAGATCCTGGACCTCTGGAAATATGGAAGTCAGAAAGTGGCGACTATCAAGCTACTCGCCACCTTGTCTTACCCTCAACCTTTACCACCAACTTGCTGACAGTTTCCTGCATTGTCCAGCATATATCTCTTGCTGCACCATTATATGCCAACTACTCTCACGGTGAGTCAACGTCAAACCTGTCGGGCAGCCGATGATTTCTGGATGTAATAACTGTGTTTTACCTGTAGATGGCAGTAAATCCTTCCTCTTACATGTatctagtttttatttattttatatttgtcTATTTTTTATTCTTGGATTCTTGACATTTTATATTTTCTTATTTATGTGTCTTAtttttatccctttattttagtttcttttttgttttttattgcttTTATTCCTTGAATCTCCACATTTTTATACTCTCTTTTACTgtatagtttttatttatttttagtctccttatttttttttctgttcttgaaTTGTCTTGCAatgtatgtatttttattatttatttatttatttatttatttatttattttagtccaTTTGTTTTGCGTTCATTCTTGGATTCTTGACATTTGTTATTTTCTatttaatgtttttaatttttatttattttattttatttatattttcttgCTTTTAATTTTTAATTCTTGATACTTTTTATATTATTGTTTAATGTAtctagtttttatttatttatttttagtctctttatttttttattgttatatctttatttttgtatttttttttttgcaatgtatcTAATTTTCATTTATTTTAGTCTAAATTTTGTATTGCTTTTATTCTTGAATTCTTGACATTTGTTATTTTTGGTTTCTTGTatctaatttgtttttcttttaGTCTCTTTATtgtttactagatggtagcccgattctaacgcatcgggtattctagaatatgtatgtagtttatttatgaagattttagaataatacattgaatacacaggattcggcaggccacacccaattagcgaagcgtggttcaaatcccacgctaattcgcagccggactgcgcctgtcgctgattgtttgcggccggccatgtagtatataacagcccacgtagtatatagcacagccacgtagtatattgcacagccacgtagtatattgcacagccacgtagtatatagcacagccacatagcatgtagtgcagcaccccagagtcctggttgttgcagtactgtggctccgccactatggggagctatggtacgtctgattgcactaaaggagtttctctgaccaggtaacacctcactacacttcacactccggccaccgggggggtggttctatctagtaggccactcctcacactatggtaaaactgggggttggacaggaagacagagagaagtagctgggaagagctagtgagaggacctgtcagggatgggatcctggcagactcctcagaacagaactaaccagtgcacaatgggaatacagtaaagaagtattgggaccagaaggagtcgtgctgttagaccgaggcaacatccttctgaggcgcaaacagtcggtggccggaacgccgagcaagtaagagactttaagtacactgcaaaccacggccggacagctaattacaggttggctgtctcacttaacacctaagcagacaacggaggctgttatgaccccaatggcgagggtctcagagaaataggtaagtctgcgaagtacaaaaatccagctcatagggcagtggtaactgggttgaccatatatctactcctaacgccaacactagaagtagccggggaacatgcctacgttggtcgctagatgtctcgcgccagccggagaactaactacccctagaagaggaaaacaaagacctctcttgcctccagagaaaggaccccaaaagtaggatacaagccccccacaaataataacggtgaggtaagaggaaatgacaaacatagaaatgaactaggtttagcaaagagaggcccgcttactaatagaatgtagtaagataacttatatggtcaacaaaaaccctatcaaacatccacgctggaaattcaagaacccccgaaccgtctaacggcccggggggagaacaccagctccctagagcttccagcaaggacaggatacagattaagtacaagctggacaaaaatgcaaacaaaaacaaatagcaaaaagcaagaaagcagacttagcttaatctagcaggaaccaggatcagtagacaagagcacaacagattagctctgattacaacgatgccaggcattgaactgaaggtccagggagcttatatagcaacacccctgaactaacggcccaggtgagcatacaagggatgactgacatacccagagtcaaatcacaagtaaccactagagggagccaaaaagcaaattcacaacagtacccccccccttagtgaggggtcaccgaaccctcaccaagaccaccagggcgatcaggatgagcggcgtgaaaggcccgaactaaatcggccgcatgcacatcagaggcgaccacccaggaattatcctcctgaccatagcccttccacttgaccaggtactgaagcctccgcctggagagacgagaatctaagatcttctccaccacgtactccaactcgccctcaaccaacaccggagcaggaggctcagcagaaggaaccacaggcacaacgtaccgccgcaacaaggacctatgaaatacgttgtgaatggcgaacgacaccggaagatccaggcgaaaggacacaggattaaggatttccaatatcttgtacggaccaatgaagcgaggcttaaatttgggagaggagaccttcataggaacaaatcgagaagacagccataccaaatccccaacacgaagtcggggacccacaccgcggcggcggttggcaaaacgctgagccttctcctgtgacaacttcaagttgtccaccacatgattccagatctgctgcaacctatctaccacagaatccaccccaggacagtcagaaggctccacaagtcccgaggaaaaacgaggatggaaaccagagttgcagaaaaatggcgaaaccaaggtggcggaactagcccgattattaagggcaaattcagccaacggcaagaaggtcacccaatcatcctgatcagaagagacaaaacacctcaaataagcctccagagtctgattagttcgctccgtttgtccattagtctgtggatgaaaagcggacgaaaacgacaaatcaatgcccatcctaccacaaaaggatcgccagaacctggaaacaaactgggatcctctgtccgacacaatattctcaggaatgccgtgtaaacggaccacgttctggaagaacacaggaaccagatcggaagaggaaggcagcttaggcaaaggaaccaaatggaccatcttggagaaacgatcacatatcacccagatgacagacatgccccgagacaccggaagatcagaaatgaaatccatagagatgtgtgtccaaggtctcttcgggacaggcaagggcaagagcaacccgctggcacgagaacagcaaggcttagctcgagcacaagtcccacaggactgcacaaaagaccgcacatcccttgacaaggacggccaccaaaaggacctggccaccagatccctggtgccaaaaattcccgggtgccctgccaacaccgaggaatgaacctcggaaatgactctactggtccacctagcaggtacaaacaatctgtcaggtggacaagagtcaggcctaccagcctgaaatctctgcaacacacgtcgcagatccggagaaatagctgacaagataactccttccttaagaatacccacaggttcagcgactccaggagcatcaggcacaaagctcctagacagagcatcggccttcacattcttcgaacctggtaaatacgagaccacaaagtcaaaacgggagaaagacaatgaccagcgggcctgtctaggattcaggcgtttagcag contains:
- the LOC143768693 gene encoding natural cytotoxicity triggering receptor 3-like; this encodes MYRTKFLVKTGNPIFLTAEPSDLRVHQSPPSLVVSRGQHARLGCFFSFQSDSKGAVSWHKAGLEGNTSSSQVVPLRRRFSLARPKTFLSEGDASLVISNVTGEDVGIYFCKVHLWEKAEERGPGTSLMVYAHPSHPVIYLKVATRSRDVLALSCQTSGYYPPGIEVFWRSNDRDFPDPGPLEIWKSESGDYQATRHLVLPSTFTTNLLTVSCIVQHISLAAPLYANYSHDLSEFGVTQYQLVEYLNIFKIALILGLTVGILLTVLKRCKIK